In Perognathus longimembris pacificus isolate PPM17 chromosome 23, ASM2315922v1, whole genome shotgun sequence, a single genomic region encodes these proteins:
- the LOC125340435 gene encoding aromatase, protein MILEMLNPMQYNVTSMVPEVVPVGIMPLLLLMGLFLLIWNYDNSSSIPGPGYCLGIGPLISHGRFLWMGIGNACNYYNKLYGEFMRVWINGEETLIISKSSSMFHVMKHSNYISRFGSERGLQCIGMHEKGIIFNNNPDIWKEVRPFFMKALTGPGLVRMVAVCAESIVRHLDKLEEVTNKMGYIDVLNLMRRIMLDTSNVLFLGIPLDESDIVNKIQGYFNAWQALLIKPNIFFKFSWLYRKYEKSIKDLKDAIDLLVEEKRHQLSTAEKLEECMDFATELILAEKRGELTKENVNQCILEMLIAAPDTMSVTVYFMLFLIAKHPNVEAEIMEEIQTVIGERDIKIDDIQKLKVVENFINESLRYQPVVDLVMRRALEDDVIDGYPVKKGTNIILNIGRMHKLEYFPKPNEFTLENFQKNVPYRYFQPFGFGPRSCAGKYIAMVMMKVILVTLLRRFRVETLQGRCLENIQKKNDLSLHPDETTSMLEMIFMPRNPVKGPDH, encoded by the exons ATGATTCTGGAAATGCTGAACCCAATGCAGTATAACGTCACCAGCATGGTGCCGGAAGTTGTACCCGTTGGGATCATGCCACTCCTGCTGCTCATGGGCCTCTTCCTCTTGATTTGGAATTATGACAATTCATCCTCAATACCAG GTCCTGGCTACTGTTTGGGAATCGGGCCCCTCATTTCCCATGGCAGATTCCTGTGGATGGGAATTGGCAATGCCTGTAACTACTACAACAAACTATATGGAGAATTCATGCGAGTCTGGATTAATGGAGAGGAAACCCTCATTATCAGCAA GTCCTCAAGTATGTTCCATGTAATGAAGCATAGTAACTACATTTCCCGATTCGGCAGCGAGCGAGGGTTGCAGTGCATTGGTATGCATGAGAAAGGCATCATATTTAATAATAATCCAGACATCTGGAAAGAAGTCCGACCTTTCTTTATGAAAG CTCTGACCGGTCCGGGCCTTGTGCGCATGGTGGCAGTTTGTGCTGAATCCATCGTTAGGCATCTGGACAAGTTGGAGGAAGTCACCAACAAGATGGGCTACATTGACGTGTTGAACCTAATGCGACGCATCATGCTGGACACCTCTAATGTACTCTTCCTGGGAATTCCCTTGGATG aaagTGACATCGTGAATAAAATCCAAGGTTATTTTAATGCATGGCAAGCTCTTCTTATCAAACCAAACATCTTCTTTAAGTTTTCTTGGCTGTACAGAAAGTATGAAAAGTCTAT caagGACTTGAAAGATGCCATAGATCTTTTGGTGGAAGAAAAGAGACACCAGCTTTCCACAGCAGAGAAACTGGAAGAGTGTATGGATTTTGCCACTGAGTTGATTCTTGCTGAG AAACGTGGAGAGCTGACGAAAGAGAATGTGAACCAGTGTATACTGGAAATGCTAATCGCAGCACCTGATACCATGTCTGTCACTGTGTACTTCATGCTGTTTCTCATTGCAAAGCACCCTAATGTTGAGGCAGAAATCATGGAGGAAATCCAGACTGTCATTG GTGAAAGAGACATAAAGATTGATGACATACAAAAGTTAAAAGTGGTGGAAAACTTTATCAATGAGAGCCTGCGCTATCAGCCTGTCGTGGACTTGGTCATGCGAAGAGCCTTAGAAGATGATGTGATTGATGGCTACCCAGTAAAAAAGGGGACCAACATTATCTTGAATATTGGAAGGATGCATAAACTGGAATATTTTCCCAAGCCCAATGAATTCACTCTTGAAAACTTTCAGAAGAAT GTTCCTTATAGGTATTTTCAGCCATTTGGCTTCGGCCCCCGTAGCTGTGCGGGAAAGTACATTGCTATGGTAATGATGAAAGTCATCCTTGTCACACTTCTGAGACGATTCCGCGTGGAGACGCTACAAGGACGGTGTTTGGAAAATATACAGAAGAAAAACGATTTGTCTTTGCACCCAGATGAGACAACCAGTATGCTAGAAATGATCTTCATGCCAAGAAACCCAGTCAAGGGCCCTGACCACTAA